The nucleotide sequence AAGAGCCGTACCAGTCCGACTCCGTTCTCCAGTTGCGGGAAACCGTCGTAGGCCGCGGCGGGGGGGACGTCGCACCCCGCGAGCAGGAAGAACTCGTCGGCCGCATACACAAAGGAATTGCCGTACCGCTCGCGATAACGCTCCTGCCAGGCGCTAACCGCCGTGAGCAACGACCGCGCTCCGGACACCGTGAAACCGGTGAGCGGGTAGAGCCCTTTACGATACCGGGTCCGGCCCACCGGAACCACGCCCACCGAGCGGACCGACGGCCAAAGGGCCGCCAAGTCTTTCACCGTGCGCCCCAGTTCATCCCCGTCATTGAGGCCCGGGCAAAGCACCACCTGAGTGTGGACCTCGATGCCGGCCGCCTTCAAAAACCGCAGTTGGCGCCCGATTTCCCCGGCACGGCGGTGACCCATCAAGCGGCGGCGCAGGGCCGGGTTCGTGGAGTGGACCGAAACGTAAAGCGGGCTCAAGCGCTGGCCGGCGATCCGCTCTAGGTCCCTCTCGTCCGCGTTGGTCAGGGTGATGAAGTTGCCTTCGAGAAAAGAGAGCCGGTAGTCGTCGTCCTTGATGTACAGGGAGGACCGGAGTCCGGGCCGCATTTGGTCCACAAAGCAAAACAGACACCGATTCCGGCAGCGGTGCATTTTCGGAATGGGCGCGGCGAAACTCAAGCCCAGGTCCTCGTCGTATTCCTTCTCGATCTCCAGGAGCCATCGCTCCCCGCCCTGCTTGGCCACCAGTACGCGAAGCCGCTCGTCGGTTGAATAGAACCGGTAATCGATCAAATCCTCCAGGGCGGCGCCGTTGACGGAAATGACCCGGTCACCGGGGGACAACTCCAGCTCCGCGGCGATGCTGCCCGGCCGTACGGCCTGTACAACCAAGCCCTCGGACAATACTGGCCCCTCCTTTGCTACCAGCATTATCCCGCAGTTCCTTTCATCCGTCAACGCTGACCGGCCGGGAGGGGGGAAGAGCGCCCCTTTTCCAACCGTTCCAGCAACCGGCGGCCGAGCCCGTAAAACCCGATCCGGTAACAGAAGGCCGCCAACCGCAGCCTGGACCCCGGCGGCACGGTGATCCGCCGCACGGCGTACTGTTCCGGCCCGATGTCAAACATGCCGCAAAAAGTGCCGATCAGCCTGGGAAGCAGTGTTCGGTCTGTCCGCGCCCAGACGGCGTACACCTCCCGCTCCTGCGCGTCCTTCCCGGCGTACATGAACCGGTGGTGGTGATCCAGAAAGGACAACGAGTCGGAGCGGGTCTTCCCGCCACCGGGGGCGGCCGTTTGTTCCAGCGCGAACAGGCCCGCCAACGGCGTATGATGCACGTAGAAGATCTTCAGTTTTCAAGGCACCTCGTTTCTGGCTTCGTTCACCAGCGCAACCACTTTCCGGTAGGCCGCGCGTGACCCCCGGGTGACCAGAAACCGCCCGACGGCCTTCAGCCCGACGGCCCGGGACAAAAATCCGCCCAACTGCATGCTCCAATTCAGGGCCGGGGTGGAATCGACCACTTTAAGTCCGGTCTGGATGGCAAACGCCGAGTGCAGTCCGGCCAGGATCATTTCGGTTTCCGCCCCGTGCCTGCGGCGTCCCATGACGTAAACCCGGTTTCCGGCCGGATCCACGCCGTAGCAGTGGATCCGGCCGTAGTCATTGCCGTCCTGCTTGTCGAAAAGAGGCAGAGACAAAAGCCGGTCGGGAGCGGGAGCCTCACCGGACGCCAGCATCCCCGTATGCACGGCCGCGGCCAGAACCGAGGAGTGGGTGCCCCCAAAACAGTGGTAAAGAAACTTCAACTACCCGGCTCCTTTACGCTA is from Bacillota bacterium and encodes:
- a CDS encoding DUF512 domain-containing protein, with the translated sequence MLVAKEGPVLSEGLVVQAVRPGSIAAELELSPGDRVISVNGAALEDLIDYRFYSTDERLRVLVAKQGGERWLLEIEKEYDEDLGLSFAAPIPKMHRCRNRCLFCFVDQMRPGLRSSLYIKDDDYRLSFLEGNFITLTNADERDLERIAGQRLSPLYVSVHSTNPALRRRLMGHRRAGEIGRQLRFLKAAGIEVHTQVVLCPGLNDGDELGRTVKDLAALWPSVRSVGVVPVGRTRYRKGLYPLTGFTVSGARSLLTAVSAWQERYRERYGNSFVYAADEFFLLAGCDVPPAAAYDGFPQLENGVGLVRLFLDEWALVEPELPNRMSPRRVTIVSGRLAASLFAPMVERLNRVEGLEVCVAAIDNQFLGRTVTVSGLLSGGDIAEQLAGGALADLVVVPGTALKDGREFLDDMTKAELGRRLGTRVEGAAGPRTLVRLILDS
- a CDS encoding DUF3189 family protein translates to MKFLYHCFGGTHSSVLAAAVHTGMLASGEAPAPDRLLSLPLFDKQDGNDYGRIHCYGVDPAGNRVYVMGRRRHGAETEMILAGLHSAFAIQTGLKVVDSTPALNWSMQLGGFLSRAVGLKAVGRFLVTRGSRAAYRKVVALVNEARNEVP